In the genome of Cyclopterus lumpus isolate fCycLum1 chromosome 19, fCycLum1.pri, whole genome shotgun sequence, one region contains:
- the bccip gene encoding protein BCCIP homolog: protein MASSAKKRAIDFGKNPQESENSSDEDPEDDGDSGEDSGESEEEINEEIMVDFEAHAISNNDFNGVKKLLQQLFLKAHVNLSEMTDLIIQQNHIGSVIKQAEVPEDSDDDDPDEVFGFITLLNLTERKDVQCVEELKELIVDQCEKSSTPSVTEELEQIFNDASKPVGLLLTERFINVPPQIALPLHKQLQEELEEAQRTNKPSGKCHYCLLISKTCKDAKSIPARGGAPKEEYLFVNAEEEFFYEQAVIKFHYSVQEETDTCLSGRWSFDDVPMKPFRTVMLIPADRMPAIMTKLKEYLTV, encoded by the exons ATGGCTTCTTCAGCTAAGAAGAGAGCAATAGATTTTGGTAAAAATCCACAGGAAAGTGAAAACAGCTCCGATGAGGATCCAGAGGATGATGGTGATTCCGGGGAGGACAGCGGGGAATCCGAGGAGGAGATCAATGAG GAGATCATGGTTGACTTTGAAGCACACGCCATCTCAAACAACGACTTCAATGGTGTTAAGAAACTCTTACAACAG CTCTTCCTGAAGGCTCATGTAAATCTTTCCGAGATGACAGACCTCATCATTCAACAGAATCACATTGGAAGTGTCATCAAG CAAGCTGAGGTGCCAGAAGACAGCGACGATGATGACCCTGATGAAGTATTTGGCTTCATCACTTTGCTCAACCTTACAGAAAGAAAG GATGTGCAATGTGTTGAGGAGTTGAAGGAGCTGATCGTGGATCAGTGTGAGAAGAGCTCTACCCCCAGTGTGACGGAAGAGCTAGAGCAGATCTTCAACGACGCCAGCAAGCCTGTTGGGCTTCTGCTGACTGAGCGCTTCATCAACGTGCCCCCACAGATCGCCCTCCCACTGCACAAACAGCTCCA GGAAGAACTGGAGGAAGCTCAGAGGACAAATAAGCCCAGTGGGAAGTGTCACTATTGTCTGTTGATCAGCAAGACCTGCAAAGACGCAAAGAGTATTCCAGCCAGAGGAGGAGCTCCCAAAGAGGAATACTTGTTTGTCAATGCAGAGGAGGAATTCTTCTATGAG caagcCGTCATAAAGTTCCACTACTCGGTCCAGGAAGAGACGGACACCTGTTTGAGCGGCAGGTGGTCGTTCGACGACGTACCCATGAAACCTTTCAGGACCGTGATGCTGATACCAGCAGACAGAATGCCCGCTATCATGACCAAACTCAAAGAATACCTAACTGTGTGA
- the mmp21 gene encoding matrix metallopeptidase-21: protein MLTSIQLMILLFWTSISSADAEKLFHNRDHSDVQTLNPHQAEAISNKYAAELFLSRYGFIEPVNWEEVQFEDSGTSFNDDFSGDLQDVIQEGTSHHSRDAPEDDDHDSLTESRVFISALQEFQRVSGLPATGVFDEATKVAMNKPRCGVPDKEIDPGAPAAPENSSAFDTESSASDTLSNTDSSNTLNNISGDASSFVTADALEDDTFNVNDTESVLTGISNDTGTNYTDGLSSYDHILNDTSLNGSHDINMDGRVVDIRVNGRQSEAVRRRKRQLATLVAKSRHRRDLSESGYMAFSKRVLKWRLIGEGYSSQLSVEDQRYIFRLAFRMWSEVSPLEFVEDRRSPLEDVDIRLGFGTGRHLGCNQRFDGTGQEFAHAWFLGDIHFDDDEHFTGPNAGSGISLLKVAVHEIGHVLGLPHIYRAGSIMQPSYLPQESGFEMDWMDRKAIQQLYGGCKGRFNTAFDWIRKEKTPYGEVVIRFNTYFMRDGSYWLYENRNNRTRFGDPVALQAGWRGIPMNGVDAYVHVWSRKKDAVYFFKGAQFWRYDNENDRAFRQDPEGHRYPRLISEGFPGVFGPIDTAFYDRRDSRIYFFKNTLVYAFDVEADGLARGFPKNIREVFPPVVSGDHPDGNIDASYFSYTHNAVFLLKGARFWQVLGSRDRWRRPFLPRNGLLPHKEVVEHWFDICNVHPTALKLSR from the exons ATGCTGACTTCTATCCAGCTGATGATTTTGCTTTTTTGGACCAGCATTAGCTCAGCTGATGCAGAGAAACTCTTCCACAATCGGGATCATTCTGATGTGCAGACCCTTAATCCTCACCAAGCTGAGGCGATATCAAACAAATACGCAGCAGAG CTATTTCTCTCGAGATATGGATTCATCGAGCCAGTGAActgggaggaggtgcagtttgAAGATTCAGGCACCTCTTTTAACGACGACTTCTCGGGTGACCTTCAAGACGTGATCCAGGAGGGAACCTCACATCACTCACGGGACGCTCCTGAGGATGACGACCACGACAGTCTAACGGAGAGTCGAGTGTTCATCTCAGCTCTCCAAGAGTTCCAAAGGGTATCGGGTCTGCCTGCCACAGGTGTGTTTGATGAGGCCACCAAGGTGGCGATGAACAAACCGAGGTGCGGGGTCCCTGACAAGGAGATCGACCCGGGCGCCCCTGCAGCACCCGAGAACAGCAGCGCCTTCGATACTGAAAGCAGTGCGAGTGACACTTTAAGCAACACCGACAGTAGCAACACGTTAAATAATATAAGCGGCGACGCTTCTTCTTTTGTTACCGCTGACGCCCTCGAAGATGACACATTCAATGTTAATGACACAGAAAGTGTTCTCACAGGCATTTCCAATGACACCGGCACGAATTACACAGACGGCTTGAGCTCATAcgatcacattttaaatgacacttCTCTAAACGGCTCGCACGACATCAACATGGACGGTCGAGTGGTCGATATCAGGGTGAACGGTCGTCAGAGCGAAGCAGTGCGACGGCGGAAACGCCAACTCGCCACTCTCGTGGCCAAAAGCAGGCACAGGAGAGATCTGAGTGAAAGCGGTTACATGGCCTTTTCCAAGAGGGTGTTGAAATGGAGGCTGATAGGAGAAGGATACAGCAGTCAGCTGTCCGTTGAAGACCAGAGGTACATCTTCAGGCTGGCCTTCAGGATGTGGAGCGAGGTGTCTCCCCTGGAGTTTGTTGAGGATAGGCGTTCTCCTCTGGAGGATGTTGATATCAGGCTGGGCTTTGGCACAG GAAGGCATCTGGGTTGCAACCAGAGGTTTGATGGCACTGGTCAAGAATTTGCTCACGCCTGGTTCCTGGGTGATATACACTTTGATGACGACGAACATTTCACCGGCCCCAATGCTGGCAGCGGGATCAGTCTCCTCAAA GTAGCAGTTCATGAGATCGGCCATGTTCTGGGTCTCCCCCACATCTACAGAGCTGGCTCTATAATGCAGCCCAGCTACCTGCCCCAGGAGTCCGGCTTTGAGATGGACTGGATGGACAGGAAGGCCATACAGCAACTCTACG GGGGCTGTAAGGGCCGATTCAACACAGCATTCGACTGGATCAGGAAGGAGAAGACGCCCTACGGGGAGGTGGTCATCCGCTTCAACACCTATTTCATGAGAGACGGCTCATACTGGCTGTATGAGAACAGAAATAACCGAACACGCTTCGGAGATCCAGTTGCCCTGCAGGCTGGCTGGCGTGGAATTCCCATGAACGGAGTGGATGCGTACGTGCACGTGTGGTCCCGGAAAAAAGATGCAGTTTACTTCTTTAAAG GTGCTCAGTTCTGGAGGTACGACAATGAGAATGACCGGGCGTTCAGACAGGACCCTGAAGGTCACCGCTATCCGAGGTTGATCTCCGAAGGTTTCCCAGGCGTGTTCGGTCCCATTGACACAGCCTTCTATGACAGGAGGGACTCTCGCATCTACTTCTTCAAAAACACTCTT GTGTATGCATTTGACGTGGAAGCCGACGGCTTGGCACGAGGCTTCCCCAAAAACATCCGAGAGGTTTTCCCTCCAGTGGTGAGCGGAGACCATCCAGATGGCAACATCGATGCGTCATACTTCTCCTACACCCACAACGCCGTCTTCCTCCTCAAGGGCGCGCGCTTCTGGCAGGTGTTGGGAAGCCGCGATCGCTGGCGCCGGCCCTTTCTGCCACGAAATGGCCTGCTGCCACACAAGGAGGTGGTCGAGCACTGGTTCGACATCTGCAACGTTCATCCCACTGCTCTCAAACTAAGCCGCTGA
- the LOC117748766 gene encoding putative pre-mRNA-splicing factor ATP-dependent RNA helicase DHX32 codes for MSDEKESAEPDVCPGEEECPAEEDPFGFGDDLELNQFDGLPFSSRYYKLLKERKTLSVWKVRGEVEDALVNNQLVIVSGTAKTGRSTQIPQWCAEFCLSAQYQHGMVVCTQTNRQCAVDLALRVADEMDVNIGHEVGYTIPLENCCSSDTVLRYCTDHMLLREMMSDPFLEHYGVIIIDQAHERTVSTDILLGLLKDILLQRPKLRVVVLAVPPVTDKLMSHYDGVPLISLEASSPAEVVHSNGGDKDYFFSALRLALEIHRTKEDGDVVVFFASSDEVHCAHSILQREGTRLGAELGQMVPVVLCPRQGGLPPEQPGSKRSRRVFLSTKQGEDMCWDSESVNFVIDTGVQKKMVYNPRIRANSEVLQPISQYQADIRRRLSGPTGKCFCLYQKDVQLPAENSPQILESNITPTVLFLKRMEIAGLGQCDFMDRPDPEGLMQALEELDYLAALDDDGNLSEIGIIMSEIPLDPQMAKALLASCEFDCASEMLTIAAMLSAPSCFLEPPAGMTHEAVQCHRKFQHPEGDHFTLINIYNAFKQSQREQYFTAEKWCQDYFLDHSALKKAEAIRSELTDTLNRIELPISEPFFGTKTNTHNIKRALLAGFFMQIARDVDGSGNYFILTHKHVATVHPLSSYGAQSHKLGLPEWVVFHEYTLSENNCMKTVSEISPQVYIQMAPLYFFYNLPPSESKDILQDMLDPDSKCEDGTQEAATICGDANSSCAVVPQTYDRCVIQ; via the exons ATGTCTGATGAAAAAGAGTCTGCGGAGCCAGACGTGTGCCCCGGAGAGGAGGAATGTCCTGCGGAAGAAGATCCCTTTGGGTTTGGAGATGACCTGGAGTTAAATCAATTCGACGGGTTGCCATTTTCCTCCCGTTATTACAAACTGCtgaaagagaggaagactcTGTCCGTGTGGAAGGTCCGCGGCGAGGTGGAAGATGCTCTGGTGAACAACCAACTGGTTATCGTGTCCGGGACAGCGAAGACTGGGAGGAGCACACAG ATCCCTCAGTGGTGTGCAGagttctgtctctctgcccagTACCAGCACGGCATGGTGGTGTGCACGCAGACCAACAGACAGTGCGCTGTGGATCTGGCCTTGCGCGTGGCCGATGAAATGGACGTCAACATAGGCCACGAGGTGGGCTACACCATCCCTCTGGAGAACTGCTGCTCCTCCGACACTGTTCTGAG GTACTGCACCGACCATATGCTGCTGAGAGAGATGATGTCGGACCCTTTCCTGGAGCACTACGGGGTGATTATCATCGACCAGGCCCACGAGAGGACAGTCAGCACGGACATACTACTTGGTCTCCTCAAGGACATCCTGCTGCAGAGGCCCAAGCTCAGAGTGGTGGTCCTCGCCGTCCCACCCGTGACCGACAAGCTGATGAGCCACTACGACGGCGTCCCGCTCATCAGTCTGGAGGCCTCGTCTCCCGCCGAGGTGGTCCACAGCAACGGCGGCGACAAAGACTACTTCTTCTCAGCGCTGAGGCTGGCGCTGGAGATCCATCGCACCAAAGAGGATGGAGATGTCGTTGTGTTTTTTGCCTCATCCGAT GAGGTCCATTGTGCCCACAGCATCCTCCAGAGAGAAGGCACCAGGCTGGGAGCAGAGCTGGGCCAGATGGTTCCTGTGGTGCTGTGCCCCCGTCAGGGAGGGCTACCGCCTGAGCAACCGGGCTCCAAGAGGTCCAGGAGGGTTTTCCTCTCTACCAAACAGGGGGAGGATATGTGCTGGGACTCAGAGTCTGTCAACTTTGTCATCGACACCGGAGTTCAGAAGAAGATG GTGTACAATCCAAGAATAAGAGCTAATTCGGAGGTTCTTCAACCCATCAGTCAATATCAGGCAGACATACGCAGGCGGCTGTCTGGACCAACAG GTAAATGTTTCTGCCTGTATCAAAAAGATGTCCAGCTCCCCGCTGAGAACTCCCCACAGATCTTGGAGTCCAACATCACTCCAACGGTCCTCTTCCTGAAAAGGATGGAGATAGCCGGCCTTGGACAGTGTGATTTCATGGACAGACCAG ATCCGGAGGGTCTCATGCAGGCGTTGGAGGAGCTTGATTACCTCGCAGCTTTAGATGATGATGGCAACTTGTCTGAGATTGGCATCATAATGTCTGAGATCCCTCTGGACCCTCAGATGGCCAAAGCGCTGCTGGCATCCTGCGAGTTTGACTGCGCGAGCGAGATGCTGACGATCGCGGCGATGCTTTCAG CGCCAAGCTGCTTCCTGGAGCCACCTGCTGGCATGACCCACGAGGCAGTGCAGTGTCACAGGAAGTTCCAGCACCCAGAAGGAGATCACTTCACCCTCATCAACATCTACAATGCCTTTAAACAAAGCCAGAGAGAACAAT ACTTCACTGCTGAAAAGTGGTGCCAGGACTATTTCCTTGATCACTCCGCCCTGAAGAAAGCCGAGGCCATCCGATCAGAGCTGACCGACACCCTGAACCGGATCGAGCTCCCCATCTCCGAGCCCTTCTTTGGAACCAAGACCAACACCCACAACATCAAAAGAGCTCTGCTGGCCGGTTTCTTCATGCAG ATCGCTCGAGATGTGGACGGGTCAGGAAACTACTTCATTCTGACGCACAAGCACGTGGCCACGGTGCATCCCCTGTCCAGCTACGGGGCTCAGTCACACAAGCTGGGGCTGCCCGAGTGGGTCGTTTTCCACGAGTACACCTTGTCGGAGAACAACTGCATGAAAACCGTCTCGGAAATTTCCCCTCAAGT GTACATTCAAATGGCGCCCCTGTACTTCTTCTACAATCTGCCCCCGAGTGAAAGCAAAGACATACTGCAAGACATGCTGGACCCAGACAGCAAATGTGAAGACGGGACACAGGAAGCCGCCACAATCTGCGGCGATGCCAACAGCAGCTGTGCAGTGGTGCCGCAGACTTATGACAGATGTGTGATTCAATGA
- the uros gene encoding uroporphyrinogen-III synthase gives MHVLLLKEPRDGESGPDPYIRDLASHGHKATLIPVLSFKFVSLNTLSDKLFQPEKHGGLIFTSPRAVEAVRMCLEAEERREEWSSSVKDKWNSKSIYVVGKATAELVRSLGLNPLGEDTGTADVLSHLILEREDTNILPLFFPCGSIKREVLPTALRGNGVPLETLTVYQTAEHPDLEKNLKNYFTEQGTPASIAFFSPSGVKFCLEVVRRLSGEQLNQIKFAAIGPTTQDAMAAEGLCVSCTAEKPTAEHLAAAIAKALQ, from the exons ATGCATGTGCTGCTTCTAAAAGAGCCTAGAGATGGAGAGTCTGGACCTGATCCTTACATTAGG GACCTGGCATCACATGGACATAAAGCAACTCTAATTCCCGTGCTGTCTTTTAAGTTTGTCTCATTAAACACTTTGTCAGATAAG cttttccAACCAGAAAAGCACGGAGGTCTTATATTTACCAGTCCGAGAGCAGTGGAGGCTGTGAGGATGTGCTTAGaagcagaagaaagaagagaag AATGGAGCAGCTCGGTGAAAGACAAATGGAACAGCAAGTCCATCTATGTGGTTGGGAAGGCAACTGCTGAATTAG TACGGAGTCTGGGTCTGAACCCTTTGGGCGAGGACACAGGGACAGCAGATGTCCTATCACATCTTATCCTTGAAC GAGAGGACACAAATATTCTaccactttttttcccctgtggcTCAATCAAAAGAGAAGTCTTGCCCACGGCTTTAAGGGGAAATG gAGTGCCCCTCGAGACGCTGACTGTCTATCAAACAGCTGAACATCCAGATCTGGAGAAAAATCTGAAGAACTATTTCACAGAGCAG GGCACTCCAGCCAGCATAGCGTTCTTCAGCCCATCGGGAGTGAAGTTTTGCTTAGAGGTGGTACGGAGGCTGTCAGGTGAACAGCTGAATCAAATAAAG TTTGCAGCCATAGGGCCGACGACACAAGACGCTATGGCAGCAGAAGGCCTGTGTGTCAGCTGTACTGCAGAGAAGCCAACAGCTGAGCACCTGGCAGCAGCGATAGCCAAAGCTCTACAGTAA